One genomic segment of Ehrlichia chaffeensis str. Arkansas includes these proteins:
- a CDS encoding adenosylmethionine--8-amino-7-oxononanoate transaminase: MYADFCTWFDEGYQNIWMPYAQMKNSPLPLRVKSASGCYITLEDNTKLLDGISSWWSVCHGYSHPHIVQKVQNQVAKLSHVMFSGLAHEQSYVLASRLVKISPKQKMSRVFFSDSGSTAVEVAMKMAVQYYQNLGDTNKCSFISFVNGYHGDTMGCMSISDPEKIHGTKFKKYHPLQFILRLPQTEEEFKDFTDIVYSIKDRVAAIILEPILQAAGGMLIHSASTVKKICEIARDNNMLFIADEVATGFGRLGTMFGCNQADIVPDIMVIGKALTGGFCTLAATLTTEEVYNAFLSDNIDDAFMHGPTFMANALACAAANASLDLFENQDLIQNVSLIENQLISELEIFRQLSYVTDIRVKGATGIIELESGLINKNDIISKGVELNIWIRPINNVIYIMPPFVINRNELTKLITSIYIILKNNYS; the protein is encoded by the coding sequence ATGTATGCGGATTTTTGTACATGGTTTGATGAAGGGTATCAAAATATATGGATGCCTTATGCGCAAATGAAAAACTCGCCTTTACCATTAAGGGTAAAATCTGCTAGTGGATGTTATATAACGTTAGAGGATAATACAAAATTACTTGATGGTATATCTAGCTGGTGGAGTGTATGTCATGGATATTCTCACCCGCATATTGTTCAAAAAGTTCAGAATCAAGTTGCTAAGTTATCGCATGTTATGTTTTCTGGATTAGCACATGAACAAAGTTATGTTTTGGCATCTCGACTTGTTAAAATTTCGCCAAAGCAGAAAATGAGTAGAGTTTTCTTTTCAGATTCTGGATCCACTGCTGTTGAAGTAGCTATGAAAATGGCAGTTCAATATTACCAAAATTTGGGGGATACAAATAAGTGTAGTTTTATATCTTTTGTTAATGGATATCATGGAGATACAATGGGGTGTATGTCAATATCTGATCCTGAGAAAATTCATGGTACCAAGTTCAAAAAATATCACCCTTTACAATTCATTTTACGCTTACCGCAGACAGAAGAAGAATTTAAGGATTTTACAGATATAGTATATTCTATAAAGGACCGTGTTGCTGCTATAATTTTAGAGCCAATCTTGCAAGCAGCAGGTGGAATGTTAATTCATTCTGCAAGTACTGTAAAAAAGATTTGTGAGATTGCACGAGATAATAATATGTTATTTATAGCAGATGAAGTGGCAACAGGTTTTGGTAGACTTGGAACTATGTTTGGATGTAATCAAGCAGATATTGTGCCAGATATTATGGTAATAGGAAAAGCATTAACAGGTGGATTTTGTACATTGGCTGCAACTTTAACTACAGAAGAGGTTTATAATGCATTTTTATCAGATAATATAGATGATGCTTTTATGCATGGTCCAACTTTTATGGCAAATGCTTTAGCTTGTGCTGCAGCAAATGCTTCACTAGATCTTTTTGAAAATCAAGATTTAATACAAAATGTGAGTTTAATTGAAAATCAATTAATATCAGAATTAGAGATATTTAGACAGTTAAGTTATGTTACTGATATTAGGGTAAAAGGTGCAACTGGGATAATAGAGTTAGAGAGTGGATTAATTAATAAGAATGATATTATAAGTAAAGGGGTTGAATTGAATATATGGATACGTCCTATTAATAATGTGATATATATTATGCCACCTTTTGTGATCAATCGTAATGAACTTACTAAATTAATAACATCAATATATATTATCCTTAAAAACAACTATAGTTAA
- the putA gene encoding bifunctional proline dehydrogenase/L-glutamate gamma-semialdehyde dehydrogenase PutA — translation MISALQTPNEIRRRMQMLYRIEENSCTRYLTEKTEISQDSKIRIYSVAKQIIERIRVDRNLGIIDAFMQEYGLSNEEGIALMCLAESLLRIPDDCTINDLIKDKIGNSMWSNHIGSSSSMFVNAATWGLFIGGKVLKDSNDSTRWFGTINNLLKTMGEPIIRKAVQQAMCILGKHFIKGRDITEALNNRREGELYSFDILGEAAKTRKDAERYFTEYMAAVDSIGKSKVNNEIGNLIDYDEISVKISALHSRYEFSQIDKVLDEIVDKLLQICKLAKEHNIRVCVDAEEASRLEISLMILEKLRFDSSLNGWEGLGLAVQAYQKRAFSVLDFVEDISVRSHHKMMVRLVKGAYWDYEIKNAQELGLSSYPVFTRKVYTDVSYLACANKILSKPNTFSPCFATHNAYTLAAILEMANKDHPGFEFQRLHGMGANLYEYVTQELAANVKCRVYAPVGSYQDLLPYLIRRLLENGANSSFINQLNDSNVSLEQLIEDPLEKARELEYLPHPSIPLPKDIFGPERLNSMGIDITDSVTLTNFNEEMKNYQTCKFKAAPIIGGKELDGNFIEVFSPTNSEDIIGEVLFTDTAQALSALDMAYNAFKDWSNIPVSTRAAILEKAANLIEENKAKLIMLLIREGGKVISDAIAEIREAVDFLRYYAVLGRQELEQSRKLPGPVGEDNYLYFRSRGVFVCISPWNFPLAIFVGPIAAALVTGNTVLAKPAEQTSIIAYETVKLLHDAGVPKEVLHLLLGSGKELGEALLRNEKIGGVAFTGSTETARIINQSIAEKEGGIIPFIAETGGLNTMITDTSALIEQVTNDVITSAFKSAGQRCSALRVLFVQEEVADKQIEMICGAMEDLVVGDPMLLKTDIGPVIDKASQEMLIAHEDRMSREAKLLYKVKLGEDCEKGYFFAPCVYEIQSISQLKREVFGPILHIIRYKKGDLHRILDEINSTGYGLTFAVQSRVQSNIDVIIDSVNVGNVYVNRNQVGAVVGVQPFGGQGLSGTGPKAGGPYYLHRFLTEKVVSINTTALGGNTTLMCLTDQ, via the coding sequence ATGATAAGTGCATTACAAACGCCGAATGAAATACGTAGACGTATGCAAATGTTGTATCGTATAGAAGAAAATAGTTGTACAAGATATTTGACAGAAAAAACAGAAATATCACAAGATTCTAAAATTAGGATTTACAGTGTTGCAAAACAAATAATCGAAAGAATAAGAGTAGATAGAAATTTAGGTATAATAGATGCTTTTATGCAAGAGTATGGTTTGTCAAATGAAGAAGGCATAGCTCTTATGTGTTTAGCAGAATCTTTGTTAAGAATACCAGATGATTGTACAATAAATGATTTAATAAAAGATAAAATAGGGAACAGTATGTGGAGTAATCACATAGGAAGTTCTTCATCGATGTTTGTAAATGCAGCAACTTGGGGTTTGTTTATAGGTGGAAAGGTATTAAAGGATAGTAATGATAGTACTAGATGGTTTGGTACCATAAATAATTTATTGAAAACAATGGGTGAGCCTATCATTAGAAAGGCAGTGCAACAAGCAATGTGTATTTTAGGAAAGCATTTTATAAAAGGAAGAGATATCACAGAAGCACTTAACAATAGAAGAGAAGGGGAACTGTATTCATTTGACATATTAGGGGAAGCTGCAAAAACAAGAAAAGATGCAGAAAGGTATTTTACTGAATATATGGCAGCAGTGGATAGCATAGGAAAGTCTAAAGTTAATAATGAGATAGGAAATTTGATAGATTATGATGAGATATCAGTAAAAATATCTGCATTGCATAGTAGATATGAGTTTTCACAGATAGATAAAGTATTAGATGAGATAGTAGACAAATTACTTCAAATATGTAAATTGGCAAAAGAACATAATATTCGTGTGTGTGTTGATGCAGAAGAAGCAAGTAGGCTAGAAATATCGTTAATGATACTTGAGAAGTTACGGTTTGACAGCAGTTTGAATGGATGGGAAGGTTTAGGATTGGCTGTACAGGCATATCAGAAGAGAGCATTTTCAGTATTGGATTTTGTGGAAGATATATCAGTAAGATCCCATCATAAAATGATGGTAAGGCTTGTAAAAGGTGCATATTGGGATTATGAAATAAAGAATGCTCAAGAATTGGGGTTAAGCAGCTATCCAGTGTTTACAAGAAAAGTATATACTGATGTTTCATATTTAGCGTGTGCAAACAAAATTTTAAGTAAGCCAAATACTTTTTCTCCATGTTTTGCTACACATAATGCTTACACATTAGCTGCGATATTAGAGATGGCAAATAAGGATCATCCAGGATTTGAATTTCAAAGATTGCATGGCATGGGGGCTAATTTGTATGAGTATGTAACACAAGAATTAGCAGCAAATGTTAAATGTAGGGTTTATGCTCCTGTTGGAAGTTATCAAGATTTACTTCCGTACTTAATTAGGAGGTTATTGGAAAATGGGGCAAATAGTTCGTTTATTAATCAGTTAAATGATAGTAATGTATCATTGGAACAGTTGATAGAGGATCCATTAGAAAAAGCAAGAGAATTAGAATATTTACCTCATCCTAGTATACCATTGCCGAAGGATATATTTGGTCCTGAGAGGCTTAATTCTATGGGTATTGATATTACTGATTCTGTTACTTTAACAAATTTTAATGAAGAAATGAAAAATTATCAAACTTGTAAATTCAAAGCAGCTCCAATTATAGGTGGAAAAGAATTAGATGGTAATTTTATAGAGGTATTTTCTCCAACAAATTCTGAGGATATTATTGGGGAAGTATTATTTACGGATACTGCACAAGCATTATCAGCTTTAGATATGGCTTATAATGCATTTAAAGATTGGTCTAATATTCCAGTTTCCACTCGTGCTGCTATATTAGAAAAAGCAGCTAATTTAATAGAAGAGAATAAGGCAAAATTAATAATGTTACTCATTAGAGAGGGAGGTAAGGTTATTTCTGATGCTATTGCAGAGATAAGGGAAGCTGTTGACTTTTTACGTTATTATGCAGTTCTTGGAAGACAAGAGTTAGAACAATCAAGAAAGTTGCCTGGTCCTGTAGGGGAAGATAATTACCTTTACTTTAGGAGCAGAGGTGTATTTGTGTGTATATCTCCTTGGAATTTCCCATTAGCGATATTTGTTGGTCCTATTGCTGCAGCATTGGTTACTGGAAATACTGTACTTGCAAAACCTGCTGAACAAACTTCTATTATTGCTTATGAAACAGTGAAACTATTGCATGATGCTGGAGTACCAAAAGAAGTTCTACACTTGTTATTAGGTAGTGGTAAAGAATTAGGGGAAGCATTGTTAAGGAATGAAAAAATAGGTGGTGTAGCATTTACTGGTTCAACAGAGACAGCTAGAATAATTAATCAATCTATTGCAGAAAAAGAAGGTGGTATTATTCCATTCATAGCTGAAACTGGTGGTTTAAATACTATGATAACTGATACTTCTGCGTTGATAGAACAAGTTACGAATGATGTAATAACATCAGCGTTTAAGAGTGCTGGACAAAGATGTTCTGCATTAAGAGTGTTGTTTGTACAAGAGGAAGTAGCAGATAAACAAATTGAAATGATTTGTGGGGCTATGGAAGATTTAGTTGTAGGTGATCCTATGTTGTTAAAAACAGATATAGGTCCAGTGATAGATAAAGCGTCACAAGAAATGTTGATAGCTCATGAAGATAGGATGTCACGAGAAGCAAAATTGTTATATAAAGTTAAGTTAGGGGAAGATTGCGAAAAAGGTTATTTTTTTGCTCCATGTGTATATGAAATACAAAGTATATCTCAGTTAAAGAGGGAAGTATTTGGTCCAATATTACATATAATCCGCTATAAAAAAGGAGACTTGCACAGAATTTTAGATGAAATTAATAGTACAGGATATGGTTTAACATTTGCTGTACAGAGTAGAGTACAAAGTAATATTGATGTTATTATTGATAGTGTCAATGTTGGAAATGTTTATGTAAATAGGAATCAAGTCGGAGCAGTAGTAGGAGTACAACCTTTTGGAGGGCAAGGGTTATCAGGTACTGGCCCTAAAGCAGGTGGACCATACTATTTACATAGATTCCTAACAGAAAAGGTAGTGAGTATTAATACTACAGCTTTAGGTGGAAATACTACATTAATGTGTTTAACTGATCAGTAA
- the fabG gene encoding 3-oxoacyl-[acyl-carrier-protein] reductase yields MFNLSQKRFLITGASGGIGKAITKTLSNAGAILCISGTKAPVLQEIAEQYSSAGNIYTLPCDLTNDEQINSLIDNACKAMSGIDGIICNAGITLDKLTLRTSDEDWHKVINTNLTTTFKLNRNACRAMLKNNQGRIINISSIIAFTGNPGQASYSASKAGMIAMSKSIAKEFANRNITVNCIAPGFIETPMTDALSEEQRNNIITHIPMKRIGTPEEVAAAVLFLASDESKYITGQTLHINGGMLMY; encoded by the coding sequence ATGTTCAATTTGTCACAAAAAAGATTTCTGATTACTGGAGCATCTGGTGGTATTGGAAAAGCTATAACTAAAACTTTATCAAATGCAGGAGCTATCCTGTGTATTTCAGGTACTAAAGCACCTGTATTGCAGGAAATTGCAGAACAATACTCAAGTGCAGGTAACATATATACTTTACCTTGTGATTTAACAAACGATGAACAGATTAATAGCTTAATTGACAATGCATGCAAGGCTATGTCTGGTATTGATGGCATAATATGCAATGCCGGCATTACCTTAGATAAACTCACATTACGTACCTCTGATGAAGACTGGCACAAAGTTATCAACACAAACTTAACCACAACCTTTAAACTAAACCGCAATGCATGTCGTGCAATGTTAAAAAACAATCAAGGAAGGATAATTAACATATCTTCAATTATAGCATTTACCGGCAATCCTGGACAAGCAAGTTACTCAGCATCCAAAGCTGGTATGATAGCTATGAGTAAATCCATAGCAAAAGAGTTTGCAAACCGCAATATAACTGTAAATTGTATAGCTCCAGGGTTTATTGAAACACCAATGACAGATGCATTATCAGAAGAACAACGTAACAACATTATAACACATATCCCAATGAAGAGGATAGGTACACCAGAAGAAGTAGCTGCTGCAGTTTTATTTTTAGCCAGCGATGAAAGTAAATATATTACAGGCCAAACTTTACACATAAATGGTGGAATGTTAATGTATTAA